In Candidatus Eremiobacterota bacterium, one genomic interval encodes:
- a CDS encoding ankyrin repeat domain-containing protein encodes QGPGGQGGYQQGPGGQGGYQQGPGGQGGQQGGMRGPGGQGGSQQRPGGQGGQQGGMRGPGGQQQVSATSLNGKDNEGNTPLALAAASGRRETVEYLIGLGASALEKNSAGLSPLQNAKANGYSEIVEILRKSGATE; translated from the coding sequence AGCAGGGCCCGGGAGGACAGGGAGGCTACCAGCAGGGCCCGGGAGGACAGGGAGGCTACCAGCAGGGCCCGGGAGGACAGGGAGGACAGCAGGGCGGCATGAGAGGGCCGGGAGGACAGGGCGGCTCCCAGCAGAGACCGGGCGGACAGGGAGGACAGCAGGGAGGCATGAGAGGGCCCGGAGGGCAACAGCAGGTTTCTGCAACAAGCCTCAACGGAAAGGATAATGAAGGGAACACCCCTCTTGCCCTTGCCGCTGCCTCGGGACGCAGGGAGACTGTTGAATACCTCATTGGCCTCGGGGCCTCTGCGCTGGAGAAGAACAGTGCGGGGCTCTCTCCCCTTCAAAACGCCAAGGCCAATGGGTATTCCGAGATAGTGGAAATCCTCAGGAAAAGCGGTGCCACGGAGTAA
- a CDS encoding ankyrin repeat domain-containing protein: MKTLISVMILVLILLPAPPAGAQDIFSEAARGDSAKISDLLKKDSTLVSKKNEQGRTPLFLAVEQDRREALEVLLAAGAEVSAKDSSGKTPLHCAASNSRREMARLLISKGADINAKDNNGKTPLHAAAEEGRTEIVALLLGGTWGSSQGGMRGPGGQGGYQQGPGGQGGQQGGMRGPGGQGGYQQGGMRGPGGQGGYQQGPGGQGGY; this comes from the coding sequence ATGAAAACATTGATCTCGGTGATGATACTCGTTCTTATCCTGCTCCCGGCCCCCCCGGCGGGGGCCCAGGACATTTTCAGCGAAGCCGCGAGGGGAGACTCGGCGAAAATCAGCGATCTTCTTAAAAAGGACAGCACCCTTGTGAGCAAGAAAAATGAGCAGGGCAGAACTCCGCTTTTTCTCGCAGTGGAGCAGGACAGAAGAGAGGCCCTTGAGGTGCTCCTCGCCGCGGGAGCCGAGGTAAGCGCTAAAGACTCCTCGGGAAAAACACCCCTTCATTGCGCTGCTTCCAATTCCCGCAGGGAGATGGCACGCCTTCTCATCTCAAAAGGTGCTGACATCAATGCGAAGGACAACAACGGCAAAACGCCTCTTCATGCTGCCGCCGAAGAGGGCAGAACAGAGATCGTGGCTCTTCTCCTGGGCGGAACCTGGGGTTCCTCGCAGGGCGGCATGAGAGGGCCCGGAGGACAGGGCGGCTACCAGCAGGGACCCGGAGGGCAGGGAGGACAGCAGGGAGGCATGAGAGGGCCCGGAGGACAGGGCGGCTACCAGCAGGGAGGCATGAGAGGGCCCGGAGGACAGGGCGGCTACCAGCAGGGGCCCGGAGGACAGGGCGGCTACC
- a CDS encoding PEP/pyruvate-binding domain-containing protein, whose translation MPQEVISGALWYPLYGREEPLLKEVGGKGLSLIKMAGAALPVPPGFIFTVEFFRPWIDSLKARQDWKDFIASPPGEYPVRCKALKALCAGFTFDESQRRTVQESFTCLEERQREGLFAVRSSSPEEDLEGASFGGLYETVLGVAAGSLEEAVRRCFISCLDERVFLYKHEHGFSTNEARIAVVVQVQVASDVAGVGFSLNPLTNCYDEAVINANWGLGESVVLGMVSPDQFVVDKVKKAIISQKIGKKETAIWLLKDGGTEERPDSRHDEPSLSEAQILELVATITRIEEYYQKPMDTEWAYEEGRLYMLQARPITAYMPLPRQLVTAPGAPKMLYIDATLCIQGLHEPTSVMGTEAIKYILGHLALLAFGRNPLEITFGPGGPDWGGRLFSNLSYSMWLLEKDKFADFLTNMDTVSAEILHGVSEDEYRSGECPPELKGLPFQALTHTPETIVRLFEAAVLPAHLFRTYMKDIQKYIIEIKADEEAQLPLMEFYEKACRHFGHFVLHSTIPVVAVPTVAKGKIRELFKGDSPEIHSQVEHLDRSLPGNVTIEMGLALYHLSTLLEPKDFTSMDDLMEKLKARSLPGKFLIAWDEYMEKYGFRGPSELDIAAPRYRDRPELLIQQVVSAMSMKDSAQNPEVIYERSQKERHKAYDLLSEVAHKKGWAKGREFEMLYRIIETFGGYRETHKYYLIQMVDILRRRILNEAGNLVAEGRLDTPSQVFSITVEDLGKALKDPSMDLRNLVKERGAYVEKLKGVKNFPHIIDSRGKILRPPRKEAKEGELAGEAISPGVARGIVKVLHQPDEKPVNPGDILVARATDPGWTPLFINAAAIVLEVGGMLQHGSLVAREYGKPCVAGIENITSLLKDGQVVEVDGSSGIIRITG comes from the coding sequence ATGCCGCAGGAAGTGATCTCAGGAGCACTCTGGTACCCCCTTTATGGCAGGGAGGAGCCCCTGCTGAAGGAAGTGGGGGGAAAGGGCCTTTCCCTCATAAAGATGGCCGGAGCGGCCCTCCCCGTGCCTCCAGGGTTCATTTTCACCGTGGAGTTCTTCAGGCCCTGGATTGATTCCCTCAAAGCAAGGCAGGATTGGAAGGATTTCATCGCCTCGCCGCCGGGAGAATACCCGGTCCGCTGCAAAGCCCTCAAAGCCCTCTGTGCCGGCTTCACTTTTGACGAGTCACAGAGAAGAACAGTGCAGGAATCATTTACCTGCCTTGAAGAGCGCCAACGCGAGGGGCTCTTCGCCGTCCGCTCCTCCTCACCTGAAGAGGATCTCGAGGGTGCCTCCTTTGGCGGGCTCTATGAGACCGTGCTGGGCGTCGCTGCCGGGAGCCTCGAGGAAGCGGTGCGCCGCTGCTTTATCTCCTGCCTTGACGAGCGGGTCTTCCTCTACAAGCATGAGCACGGATTTTCCACCAACGAGGCGCGGATTGCCGTCGTTGTGCAGGTCCAGGTGGCAAGCGACGTTGCCGGCGTCGGCTTTTCATTGAATCCCCTCACCAACTGCTACGATGAGGCCGTCATCAACGCCAACTGGGGCCTCGGCGAATCCGTCGTATTGGGGATGGTCTCGCCCGATCAGTTCGTCGTGGACAAGGTGAAAAAAGCCATCATCTCACAGAAGATAGGCAAAAAGGAGACCGCCATATGGCTCTTGAAAGACGGCGGCACCGAGGAGCGGCCCGACAGCCGCCATGACGAGCCCAGCCTCTCGGAGGCCCAGATCCTGGAGCTTGTGGCCACCATCACCAGAATCGAGGAGTACTACCAGAAGCCCATGGACACCGAGTGGGCATATGAGGAGGGGCGCCTTTACATGCTCCAGGCGCGACCGATCACCGCTTACATGCCTCTCCCCCGGCAGCTTGTCACGGCGCCGGGAGCGCCCAAGATGCTTTATATTGACGCCACGCTCTGCATCCAGGGCCTCCATGAGCCCACTTCGGTGATGGGAACCGAGGCCATCAAGTATATCCTGGGCCATCTGGCGCTCCTGGCCTTCGGCAGGAACCCCCTGGAAATCACCTTCGGCCCGGGAGGCCCCGACTGGGGCGGGAGGCTTTTCAGCAACCTCTCCTATTCCATGTGGCTGCTGGAAAAGGATAAGTTCGCCGACTTCCTGACCAACATGGATACTGTCTCCGCAGAGATTCTTCACGGGGTGAGCGAGGATGAATACCGCTCAGGAGAGTGCCCCCCCGAGCTCAAGGGCCTCCCCTTCCAGGCCCTCACCCATACGCCGGAGACCATAGTGCGGCTCTTCGAGGCGGCGGTGCTCCCTGCCCACCTCTTCCGCACCTATATGAAGGACATCCAGAAGTACATCATAGAGATAAAAGCAGATGAAGAGGCCCAACTCCCCCTGATGGAGTTCTATGAAAAGGCATGCCGCCATTTTGGCCATTTTGTCCTCCACTCCACCATCCCTGTGGTGGCTGTCCCTACCGTGGCGAAAGGCAAGATCCGCGAGTTATTCAAGGGCGACTCTCCTGAGATCCACAGCCAGGTGGAGCACCTGGACAGGTCGCTCCCCGGGAACGTGACGATAGAGATGGGCCTGGCCCTCTACCATCTCTCGACGCTCCTCGAGCCCAAGGACTTCACCTCAATGGATGACCTGATGGAAAAGCTCAAGGCCCGCTCCCTGCCGGGCAAATTTCTTATCGCCTGGGACGAGTACATGGAAAAATACGGGTTCCGGGGGCCCTCGGAGCTTGACATCGCCGCGCCGCGCTACCGCGACAGGCCCGAGCTTCTGATTCAGCAGGTGGTGTCAGCAATGAGCATGAAGGACAGCGCTCAAAATCCCGAGGTTATCTATGAGAGAAGCCAGAAAGAGCGCCACAAGGCCTATGACCTCCTCTCGGAGGTGGCCCATAAGAAAGGCTGGGCCAAAGGCAGAGAGTTTGAGATGCTTTACCGGATCATAGAAACTTTCGGGGGCTACCGGGAGACTCACAAGTACTACCTCATCCAGATGGTAGACATCCTCCGCAGGCGCATCCTCAACGAGGCGGGGAACCTCGTGGCCGAAGGCCGCCTTGACACACCGTCGCAGGTCTTCAGCATTACCGTGGAAGATCTCGGCAAAGCCCTCAAAGATCCCTCGATGGACCTGAGGAACCTTGTGAAAGAGCGAGGTGCCTACGTGGAAAAATTAAAAGGAGTGAAGAATTTCCCCCATATCATAGACTCCCGCGGCAAGATCCTTCGGCCTCCCCGCAAAGAGGCAAAGGAGGGCGAGCTCGCAGGCGAGGCCATCTCACCGGGCGTCGCAAGGGGGATTGTGAAAGTGCTTCACCAGCCCGATGAGAAGCCCGTGAACCCCGGTGATATCCTGGTAGCGCGCGCCACCGATCCCGGGTGGACTCCCCTCTTCATCAATGCCGCGGCTATTGTGCTGGAAGTGGGAGGGATGCTCCAGCATGGCTCCCTCGTCGCCAGGGAATACGGCAAGCCCTGCGTGGCAGGCATTGAAAATATCACTTCGCTCCTTAAGGATGGGCAGGTCGTCGAAGTGGACGGCTCGAGCGGGATTATCAGGATCACGGGATAG